A genomic stretch from Bacteroidota bacterium includes:
- the rsfS gene encoding ribosome silencing factor codes for MAKSKLKQKQFSLNNLVIESILDKKGEEIVLLDLTTVNDTIVDTFIICEADNITQVRAIANNIVDQAEEQGIIPHSKEGFANSEWILIDFIDTVVHVFLKTKRQLYQLEELWHDATLQKIEE; via the coding sequence ATAGCAAAATCAAAATTAAAGCAGAAACAATTTTCGCTGAACAATCTCGTCATTGAGAGTATCCTTGATAAAAAAGGAGAAGAAATAGTCCTCTTGGATCTTACCACAGTGAATGATACCATAGTAGATACATTTATTATTTGTGAAGCTGACAACATAACGCAGGTACGAGCTATAGCAAATAATATTGTGGATCAGGCGGAAGAGCAGGGTATAATTCCTCATAGTAAAGAAGGATTTGCCAATAGTGAATGGATATTAATTGATTTCATTGATACTGTTGTGCATGTGTTCCTGAAAACAAAAAGGCAACTTTACCAGTTAGAGGAGTTATGGCACGATGCAACTTTACAAAAAATAGAAGAATAA